A single region of the Rhipicephalus microplus isolate Deutch F79 chromosome 10, USDA_Rmic, whole genome shotgun sequence genome encodes:
- the LOC119181599 gene encoding LOW QUALITY PROTEIN: uncharacterized protein LOC119181599 (The sequence of the model RefSeq protein was modified relative to this genomic sequence to represent the inferred CDS: substituted 2 bases at 2 genomic stop codons), with the protein MKVINDKLDKLVLLKETVESIDDAVQYLSEKYDEILKKTEQNERDVKNLKRRLEKVEIRDQEVAEVQAEVDNLEXRSRXLNLEFHGIQETEDENLLEAINAMAIKHQFPPLAESDVVAIHRLPPRKDKTPVVICRFAKQADRDFWWKNRKKLSSLNEHFFLTENLTKRARALLFEAKNWAKEANFKYAWHSNGKVLVRKADGEKAIRIANASDLNKLS; encoded by the coding sequence ATGAAAGTCATTAACGACAAGCTGGATAAACTAGTACTGCTCAAAGAAACAGTTGAGAGCATTGACGACGCGGTGCAATACTTGAGTGAGAAATACGACGAAATACTAAAAAAAACGGAACAAAACGAGCGTGACGTCAAGAACCTTAAGCGCAGATTGGAAAAGGTTGAGATACGGGACCAAGAAGTAGCTGAAGTGCAGGCAGAAGTAGATAATCTTGAGTAGAGGAGCCGCTGACTCAACCTAGAATTCCATGGAATACAGGAAACGGAAGATGAAAACTTGCTAGAAGCGATCAATGCAATGGCAATTAAACACCAGTTCCCGCCACTCGCAGAAAGTGATGTGGTCGCCATTCATCGGCTTCCGCCCAGAAAAGATAAGACGCCGGTCGTTATCTGTCGTTTTGCGAAGCAAGCGGACCGAGATTTCTGGtggaaaaacagaaagaaactgAGCAGCCTAAATGAGCACTTCTTCTTGACGGAAAACTTGACCAAAAGAGCGCGTGCGCTGTTGTTTGAGGCAAAGAACTGGGCTAAAGAAGCGAACTTCAAGTATGCATGGCACTCAAACGGGAAAGTTCTAGTGCGTAAAGCTGATGGGGAGAAAGCCATACGCATCGCAAATGCTAGTGATCTAAACAAACTAAgctaa